The Sagittula sp. P11 genome window below encodes:
- a CDS encoding SDR family NAD(P)-dependent oxidoreductase, producing the protein MKTAIVTGAARGIGLATTDLFREMGWQVAMVDRDREELEKVAADRDNILAVCRDVSNPQEVDAMMRDTLAWSPAVDALVNNAGVAEFGPIEDCDFTTWRRVMETNLDGVFLCSQAATPALKESRGAILNIASISGLRASTLRVAYGTSKAGVIHLTKQHAAELGEYGIRVNCVAPGPVKTKLSIAVHSPEIIKAYHDSIPLNRYGTERELAEVICFLCSDKAAYVTGQIVSVDGGFDSTGVGLPALRG; encoded by the coding sequence ATGAAAACCGCTATCGTGACGGGCGCCGCCCGGGGCATCGGGCTGGCCACCACCGACCTCTTCCGCGAAATGGGCTGGCAGGTCGCCATGGTCGACCGCGACCGCGAGGAACTGGAGAAGGTGGCCGCCGACCGCGACAACATCCTCGCCGTCTGCCGCGACGTGTCCAACCCGCAGGAGGTGGACGCCATGATGCGTGACACACTCGCCTGGTCGCCCGCCGTCGACGCGCTGGTCAACAACGCCGGCGTCGCGGAATTCGGCCCGATCGAGGACTGCGACTTCACCACCTGGCGGCGGGTGATGGAAACCAACCTCGACGGCGTCTTCCTCTGCTCGCAGGCCGCGACCCCGGCGCTCAAGGAAAGCCGCGGCGCGATCCTCAACATCGCCTCGATCTCCGGCCTGCGCGCCTCCACCCTGCGCGTGGCCTACGGCACCTCGAAGGCGGGCGTCATCCACCTGACCAAGCAGCACGCCGCCGAACTGGGCGAATACGGCATCCGGGTGAACTGCGTGGCCCCCGGCCCGGTGAAGACCAAGCTCTCCATCGCCGTCCACAGCCCCGAGATCATCAAGGCCTACCACGATTCTATCCCGCTCAACCGCTACGGGACAGAGCGTGAGCTGGCCGAGGTCATCTGCTTCCTCTGCTCGGACAAGGCCGCCTACGTGACCGGGCAGATCGTCTCCGTCGACGGCGGCTTCGACTCCACCGGCGTGGGCCTGCCCGCACTGCGCGGCTGA
- a CDS encoding DUF2125 domain-containing protein: MKRFATASALALVLSGPAYADITPQQAWDSLESYMSGFGYEVSATETVSGDTLTVTDITMTVPVPEEDASVGVTMPDMTYTAKGDGSVDLSMPESSQIVITFSEDGEPSEGSVTLGMTQSGMVMNISGDENDLHYEYSAESMTVTLDEIESPEEQLPPDVLKASVSMGPMEGSADVSKGADTQTITQEVTYGDISYDFAFKDPENPASSGILKGTLRGLAAAGETTVPLNSDYEDPAAMFAAGFAVDATMAHKGGTTEFNFVDGSDTVSGTLSSESGELGMAMSEASMTYALSAVGQTVSMTVPDMPFPIDARFGEAGFSLEVPLAKSDTPKPAGLSILLADFTMADMLWNIFDPGQTLPRDPATIGANVEAEVTPFVSLLEPDAIEEVESQGGVPGELNALTLSDLVVRAVGAEVLGEGSFTFDNTDLETFDGMPRPEGQVNLQVSGLNGLIDKLIAMGIVQEQDAMGARMMLGMFTVPGAEPDTATSTIEFNAQGQILANGQRIK, encoded by the coding sequence ATGAAACGCTTCGCTACCGCCTCTGCCCTGGCGCTCGTGCTGAGCGGCCCGGCTTACGCGGACATTACGCCGCAGCAGGCGTGGGACAGCCTCGAATCCTACATGTCCGGTTTCGGCTACGAGGTGTCGGCGACCGAGACGGTGAGCGGCGACACGCTGACCGTCACCGATATCACCATGACCGTCCCGGTCCCGGAGGAAGACGCCAGCGTCGGCGTCACCATGCCGGACATGACCTATACCGCGAAGGGCGACGGGTCGGTCGACCTGTCGATGCCGGAAAGCTCGCAGATCGTCATCACCTTCTCGGAGGACGGTGAGCCGTCGGAGGGCTCGGTCACGCTCGGCATGACGCAGAGCGGCATGGTCATGAACATCTCGGGCGACGAGAACGACTTGCACTACGAGTACAGCGCCGAGAGCATGACCGTGACGCTCGACGAGATCGAGAGCCCGGAAGAGCAACTGCCGCCGGACGTGCTGAAGGCCTCGGTCTCGATGGGCCCGATGGAGGGGTCCGCCGATGTGTCGAAGGGCGCCGACACGCAGACGATCACCCAGGAGGTCACATACGGCGACATCTCCTATGACTTTGCCTTCAAGGACCCCGAAAACCCGGCTTCCTCCGGCATACTGAAGGGCACCCTGCGCGGCCTGGCCGCGGCGGGTGAGACGACCGTGCCGCTGAACTCGGATTACGAGGATCCGGCCGCGATGTTCGCCGCGGGCTTTGCCGTGGATGCGACCATGGCGCACAAGGGCGGCACGACGGAGTTCAACTTCGTCGACGGGTCCGACACGGTGTCCGGCACGCTTTCGTCTGAATCGGGCGAGCTGGGCATGGCGATGTCCGAAGCCTCGATGACCTATGCGCTGTCGGCGGTCGGGCAGACCGTGTCGATGACCGTGCCCGACATGCCGTTCCCGATCGACGCGCGTTTCGGCGAGGCGGGCTTCTCGCTCGAGGTGCCGCTGGCGAAGTCGGACACGCCGAAGCCTGCGGGCCTGTCGATCCTCCTGGCGGACTTCACCATGGCGGACATGCTGTGGAACATCTTCGATCCGGGTCAGACGCTGCCGCGCGATCCGGCGACCATCGGTGCCAATGTCGAGGCCGAGGTGACGCCCTTCGTGTCGCTGCTCGAACCCGACGCGATCGAGGAGGTCGAGAGCCAGGGCGGCGTGCCGGGGGAGCTGAACGCGCTGACGCTGTCGGACCTCGTGGTGCGCGCGGTCGGTGCGGAGGTGCTGGGCGAGGGCTCTTTCACCTTCGACAACACCGACCTTGAGACCTTCGACGGCATGCCGCGCCCCGAGGGCCAGGTGAACCTGCAGGTCTCCGGCCTGAACGGGCTGATCGACAAGCTGATCGCCATGGGCATCGTGCAGGAGCAGGATGCGATGGGCGCGCGGATGATGCTGGGCATGTTCACCGTGCCGGGCGCAGAGCCGGACACCGCGACCTCGACCATCGAGTTCAACGCGCAGGGCCAGATCCTGGCGAACGGCCAGCGGATCAAGTGA
- a CDS encoding SDR family oxidoreductase gives MDQTGQELAGKVALITGASRGIGADTARAFAAAGAKVALVARSAEAVADLAGEIGPQAVAVPCDISRYWEMEQAVANCLTAHGRLDILVNNAGVIEPIAHLAEADPDAWGQVIDINLKGVFHGMRAALPVMLAQGGGSILTIGSGAAHGPVEAWSHYCASKAGALMLTKMAHKEYGDQGIRAISLSPGTVATQMQREIKASGINPVSQLAWEDHIPPEWVAKTLLWMCSDKADSFLGDEISLRDPDIRAKVGVA, from the coding sequence ATGGATCAGACAGGACAAGAGCTCGCAGGCAAGGTGGCGCTGATCACCGGGGCAAGCCGCGGCATCGGCGCGGACACCGCACGCGCCTTCGCGGCCGCGGGCGCAAAGGTGGCACTGGTCGCCCGCAGCGCCGAGGCGGTTGCCGATCTGGCGGGCGAAATCGGCCCGCAGGCGGTGGCGGTGCCTTGCGACATATCGCGCTACTGGGAGATGGAGCAGGCCGTGGCCAACTGCCTGACGGCCCACGGGCGGCTGGACATCCTGGTGAACAACGCGGGCGTGATCGAACCCATCGCGCACCTGGCAGAGGCCGACCCGGACGCCTGGGGACAGGTAATCGACATCAACCTCAAGGGCGTCTTCCACGGCATGCGCGCCGCGCTGCCGGTGATGCTGGCACAGGGCGGCGGCTCGATCCTGACGATCGGGTCGGGCGCGGCACATGGCCCGGTCGAGGCCTGGTCGCACTACTGCGCCTCCAAGGCCGGGGCGCTGATGCTGACGAAGATGGCCCACAAGGAATACGGCGACCAGGGCATCCGCGCGATCTCGCTCTCGCCCGGCACCGTGGCGACGCAGATGCAGCGCGAGATCAAGGCCTCCGGCATCAACCCGGTCAGCCAGCTTGCCTGGGAAGACCATATCCCGCCGGAATGGGTGGCGAAGACCCTGCTGTGGATGTGCTCGGACAAGGCCGACAGCTTCCTCGGGGACGAGATCTCGCTGCGCGACCCCGACATCCGCGCGAAGGTCGGCGTCGCGTGA